In Tribolium castaneum strain GA2 chromosome 4, icTriCast1.1, whole genome shotgun sequence, one DNA window encodes the following:
- the DCAF12 gene encoding DDB1- and CUL4-associated factor 12 homolog, whose amino-acid sequence MSKTRMYPVYGRTPACSIQSRLEERRNKAKASKLEHNRRTDKPEDFITYEDSDSDEETVAMQKEVLNTSYNFVDYVKSREMYGKNITSVLSDYGSRHILTHEMFRETPITLGNMNKVFCSQWLSDRQVVFGTKCNKLMVYNVVTHKLDQIPSLVSRRDSLGAEQAHCGIHSVQINPSRTLLATGARNTCDIAVYRLPTLDPVCVGENAHKDWVFDMCWLDDEFLVSGSRDTKMALWRITPDLFENKTDVPMYHHVSAISVKDCRNSQRVRALTFNKAYEEIAALSLNGYIHIWNAETFKQKLSRKLPSTQENVCLAVQESGLYAIGCRSYTLLLDCRTLQAVKKVSSRYSGCGIRSASFQGDVLTVGTGLGMLMFYDLKAGKYLDSSINSSRTVVLKASKGYVFPDDEFVDNIQNVKYVPAIYTHCYDTSGTRLFTAGGPLPATLTGNYAGLWQ is encoded by the exons ATGTCCAAGACGCGGATGTACCCCGTTTACGGGAGAACCCCGGCTTGTTCGATACAGTCTCGGCTGGAGGAGCGTCGAAACAAAGCGAAAGCTTCAAAGCTTGAGCACAACCGGAGGACCGACAAGCCTGAAGACTTCATAACTTACGAAGACAGTGACAGTGACGAAGAGACTGTAGCGATGCAAAAGGAAGTGTTAAATACCTCGTACAACTTCGTAGATTACGTTAAAAGTAGGGAAATGTATGGCAAAAACATTACGTCCGTGCTGAGTGACTATGGGTCGCGCCATATCCTCACGCACGAAATGTTTCGGGAAACCCCCATTACGCTAGGTAACATGAATAAAGTATTCTGTTCGCAGTGGTTGAGTGACAGACAGGTTGTGTTCGGTACGAAATGTAACAAG TTGATGGTATACAATGTAGTGACGCATAAGCTGGACCAAATCCCTTCGCTGGTGAGCCGGAGGGACAGCCTGGGGGCGGAGCAGGCCCACTGCGGCATCCACTCAGTACAAATCAACCCCTCGCGGACGCTGCTCGCAACAGGGGCGCGAAACACGTGTGATATAGCAGTATATAGGTTGCCAACGCTTGACCCTGTTTGTGTGGGTGAAAATGCGCATAAAGACTGGGTGTTTGATATGTGTTGGTTGGACGATGAGTTCCTCGTCTCGGGGTCAAGGGACACCAAAATGGCCCTCTGGAGGATAACGCCGGACTTGTTCGAAAACAAAACGGACGTGCCGATGTACCACCACGTTTCGGCCATTTCGGTCAAAGACTGTCGCAACTCGCAAAGG GTCAGAGCTTTGACGTTCAATAAAGCGTACGAGGAGATCGCAGCGTTGAGTTTGAACGGTTACATCCATATATGGAACGCGGAAACGTTTAAGCAGAAAttgtcgagaaaattgccTTCCACGCAAGAAAATGTGTGTTTAGCGGTCCAAGAATCAGGATTGTATGCAATTGGATGCAGGTCATACACGTTGTTGCTGGACTGCCGGACGCTTCag GCCGTTAAAAAGGTTTCTTCGCGCTATTCTGGTTGCGGAATCAGGTCGGCTAGTTTTCAAGGGGACGTACTAACTGTAGGGACTGGATTAGGGATGTTGATGTTTTATGACTTGAAAGCTGGGAAGTATTTGGACTCTAGTATAAACTCCTCGCGGACGGTTGTACTTAAAGCCAGCAAAGGCTATGTG tTTCCTGACGACGAATTCGTAGATAATATCCAGAATGTAAAATACGTTCCAGCGATTTATACACACTGTTACGACACTAGTGGAACGCGATTATTCACTGCCGGAGGGCCTTTGCCAGCCACACTAACTGGAAATTATGCAGGTTTATGGCAATAG
- the LOC662465 gene encoding U3 small nucleolar RNA-associated protein 15 homolog, translating into MSSFKKLNTKIYQKSASVVTPDYIYWKQLSPPVLVKEFGPIDYIDFSPVEPYYFAVTCSVRVQVYNPVTKLVAKNLSRFRESAYGAVFRSDGRLICAGGEEASVKLFDVSTKSLLRLFKGHSAAVHRTFFIEGRPQIASFSDDKSVKIWDIPTETNIATFSDHCDYVRAGATNPLVPDVVLAGGYDNFVKMYDTRTNETILNVNHGSPVESLLFLPTGGIFLSAGGTEIKIWDTVAGGKLLGSISQHHKTITCLRLASDNKRLLSGSLDRHVKIYDLSSYKVVHTLDYPNAILSLGVSKHDETVVVGLVDGLVAISRREEGEKTKKVKKQISFQHKTNLHLPTVDAIVPQFNHEKETKYDKCLRKFEYSKALDCVLVSYVANKTPQVTVSVMQELIKRRALHKAFLGRDVKSVIQILRFLIRNITENRFARVLIDAANIFIDTYEESPVIVNPEVRNLLVSLTRLLREEAEIANEMTELQGAMHMLLSAATIPTETRPEQNIHHNLLPSKEAQKNLIVNLT; encoded by the exons ATGAGTTCCTTCAAGAAATTGAACACAAAAATCTACCAAAAAAGCGCGTCAGTGGTCACCCCTGACTATATCTACTGGAAGCAGCTTAGT CCCCCTGTCTTGGTGAAGGAGTTTGGGCCCATCGACTACATTGATTTTTCCCCCGTTGAGCCCTACTATTTTGCTGTAACGTGCTCAGTGCGTGTGCAAGTGTACAACCCGGTCACTAAACTGGTGGCTAAGAATTTATCAAGGTTTAGGGAAAGTGCATATGGGGCTGTTTTCCGGTCAGATGGGCGGCTTATATGCGCCGGTGGTGAAGAAGCGAGTGTCAAGTTATTCGACGTTTCGACTAAAAGTCTCCTAAG gTTGTTTAAAGGACACAGTGCTGCGGTTCATAGGACTTTTTTCATCGAAGGGAGGCCGCAAATTGCGTCGTTTTCGGACGACAAGAGTGTGAAAATTTGGGACATTCCGACTGAGACCAACATTGCTACGTTTTCGGACCATTGTGATTATGTTAGAGCCGGGGCTACAAATCCTCTTGTTCCGGACGTTGTCCTAGCCGGAGGGTAtgacaattttgtaaaaatgtacGATACTAGGACCAACGAGACCATTCTCAATGTCAATCATGGTAGTCCCGTTGAGTCTCTTTTGTTTCTACCAACTGGTGGTATTTTTCTCTCAGCTGGTGGGACTGAGATTAAGATATGGGACACAGTGGCTGGTGGTAAATTACTGGGGAGTATTTCCCAACACCACAAGACCATAACTTGTCTCAGATTAGCCTCGGACAACAAGCGGCTGTTATCGGGGAGTTTAGACAGACATGTGAAAATTTATGACCTCAGTAGTTACAAAGTGGTTCACACCTTGGACTACCCTAACGCTATTTTAAGTCTGGGGGTTTCGAAACACGACGAAACCGTTGTTGTGGGTCTTGTTGACGGTTTAGTTGCGATAAGTCGTAGAGAGGAAGgggaaaaaacgaaaaaagtaaaaaaacaaatttctttcCAACACAAAACAAACTTACACTTGCCAACAGTTGATGCAATTGTACCGCAGTTTAACCAcgaaaaagaaacaaaatacGATAAATGTTTGCGTAAGTTTGAATATTCCAAAGCCCTTGATTGCGTTCTGGTGTCTTATGTGGCAAATAAAACGCCCCAAGTGACTGTAAGTGTGATGCAAGAGCTTATCAAAAGACGCGCATTACATAAAGCTTTTCTCGGGCGAGACGTTAAGTCAGTGATACAAATTTTACGATTTCTTATTAGAAACATAACTGAAAATCGCTTTGCTAGAGTGTTAATTGATGcggcaaatatttttattgatactTATGAAGAAAGCCCAGTTATTGTAAATCCAGAAGTTAGGAATTTGTTGGTCAGTTTGACTCGTCTTCTGAGAGAAGAGGCCGAAATTGCCAATGAAATGACTGAGTTGCAAGGGGCTATGCATATGCTACTATCAGCGGCGACAATACCCACAGAAACAAGGCCAGAGCAAAATATTCACCATAACTTGTTACCGAGTAAAGAGGCCCAAAAAAACCTCATTGTAAATCTTACCTGA